A segment of the Rhodothermales bacterium genome:
TTGCGCGAGGGCCTGGAGGCGGGGGCGATCGGGACCGTCGCCGACGATGAGGTAGCGGACGTGCGGCACGTCGCGCATGACGCCGGGCAGCGCGCGCAGGGTGGTGTCGATGCCTTTCCTCGGCACCAGCCGGCACACCGACAGGATGACCGCGTGCCCGTTCAGGTCGAGGCGTTCGCGGAGCGGCGACGCGTCGATGGGGCTGAACCGTCCGGGATCCGCCCCGTTCGTAATCACGGTGGTGCGGTCCGCCGGCACGCCGGCGGCATGAAGCAGCCCGGCGGTGTACCCGCTGACCGGAAAAAGCCGCTCGGCGCTGCCGAAGACCCGTCGGCGCATCCGGTCGTAGGCCGACCGCACAAAGCGGGGCAGCCGCTCCGGCTCGAAGAGCACTTCGCGTCCGTGTGCCGCGACGAAGAGCCGGCTCGGTCCCCCGTACCGGCGCGCGAGGTGTACGGCGAGTCCGGAAGACCACTGAGTGCTGAAGGCGGCGTCGAGCCGGTGCTCCCGGGCGAGGCGGCGCACGTGGGGGACGGCGGTGAGCGGGAAGAGATCGGACGACGTGGCGACGCGGCAGACGTCGAACGGGAGGCCGGCATCGTAGGCCGCGGCCCGGGGATGATCGGGGGCGATGACGACAAACGCGTCGGACCAGGCGGCAAACCGCGTCGCCAGTTCGCCGGCGTACGTCTGGATGCCGCCCCGC
Coding sequences within it:
- a CDS encoding glycosyltransferase family 4 protein; amino-acid sequence: MRLLFVSQDFPPVRGGIQTYAGELATRFAAWSDAFVVIAPDHPRAAAYDAGLPFDVCRVATSSDLFPLTAVPHVRRLAREHRLDAAFSTQWSSGLAVHLARRYGGPSRLFVAAHGREVLFEPERLPRFVRSAYDRMRRRVFGSAERLFPVSGYTAGLLHAAGVPADRTTVITNGADPGRFSPIDASPLRERLDLNGHAVILSVCRLVPRKGIDTTLRALPGVMRDVPHVRYLIVGDGPDRPRLQALAQSLGVEEHVRFIPGIDNDELPHFYNVADVVSMPSRSDPPDVEGFGIVFLEANACEKPVVGARTGGIPDAIRHGETGLLIEPDDVDALASSIVRLLTAPEYARQLGRQGRERVVKEATWDTIAERMFAAMHAE